One genomic segment of uncultured Desulfobacter sp. includes these proteins:
- a CDS encoding TRAP transporter substrate-binding protein, giving the protein MKKWSVLIVLLLCLSWAAHASAKTTLRYANFFPPTHIQSQLAESWCKEVEKRTNGEVVIQYFPASTLTKAPQTYDGVVQGIADIGMTALGYSRGRFPVAEAIDLPMGYTSGVQATAVANAMYEKFKPEEFKDTHILFFHAHGPGLIHTRDKAVNTLEDLEGLKIRSTGTSGLVMDALGASPVGKSMRECYQMLQKGVVDGSCHPIESNKGWKLGEVVHYMIQNFSTAYTTTFGVFMNKNKWNKLTPEQQNAITEISLEWAVKHGEAWDESDKDGMAFFKEKGGVVIPQSEEESEKWRGAARPVLDNYIKKVSQKGVDGKAVVDFIKANM; this is encoded by the coding sequence ATGAAAAAATGGTCTGTGTTAATAGTTCTTTTACTGTGCCTGTCCTGGGCAGCCCATGCTTCAGCCAAAACCACCCTTAGATACGCCAATTTTTTTCCGCCCACACACATCCAGAGCCAGCTTGCTGAAAGCTGGTGCAAGGAAGTTGAAAAAAGAACCAACGGAGAAGTGGTTATTCAGTATTTCCCGGCCTCCACACTGACCAAAGCCCCCCAGACCTACGACGGGGTAGTCCAGGGTATTGCTGATATCGGTATGACCGCATTGGGATACTCCCGGGGCCGGTTTCCTGTGGCAGAGGCCATTGATCTGCCCATGGGATACACCTCCGGGGTCCAGGCCACGGCCGTGGCCAATGCCATGTACGAAAAGTTCAAACCTGAAGAATTTAAAGATACCCACATTCTGTTTTTTCATGCCCATGGTCCGGGCCTGATTCATACCCGGGATAAGGCAGTGAACACCCTTGAAGATTTAGAGGGTCTTAAGATCAGGAGCACAGGGACCAGCGGCTTGGTCATGGATGCCCTTGGGGCGTCGCCGGTGGGCAAAAGCATGCGGGAATGCTACCAGATGCTGCAAAAAGGCGTGGTGGATGGCTCCTGTCACCCCATTGAATCCAATAAAGGCTGGAAACTGGGAGAAGTGGTCCATTACATGATTCAGAACTTTTCCACCGCTTATACCACCACCTTCGGTGTCTTTATGAACAAAAATAAGTGGAATAAACTTACCCCGGAACAGCAGAATGCCATTACGGAAATCAGCCTGGAGTGGGCCGTGAAACACGGAGAGGCCTGGGACGAATCCGACAAGGATGGTATGGCGTTTTTCAAGGAAAAAGGCGGGGTTGTCATCCCTCAGTCAGAAGAAGAATCTGAAAAGTGGCGTGGGGCTGCCCGGCCGGTTCTTGACAACTACATCAAAAAAGTTTCTCAAAAGGGCGTAGATGGAAAGGCTGTTGTGGATTTCATAAAAGCCAACATGTAG